From the Halomonas sp. MCCC 1A13316 genome, the window CGATTTCGATGATGGCATCGAGATTCTCAAGCACCTCATGATCGGCTCCGAGGGCACGCTCGGTTTCATCAGCACCATTACCTACGAAACGGTAGTCGACGAGCTGCACAAAGCCGCCGCACTGGTCTTCCTGCCCGATATGGCCGCCACCTGCCGTGCCACCATCGCATTGAAGCAGGCGCCGGTCTCGGCGGTGGAGCTGATGGACCGCGCCGCATTGCGCTCGGTCGAGAGCAAGCCGGGCATGCCCGAAGTGCTCAAGACTCTGCCCGGCGGGGCGGCGGCGCTTCTCATTGACGTGCGTGGTAACGACGAGTCGCAGCTCGAAGAGCGGCTCCAGGCGGTACAGACCATCTTCGAGGGTATACACACCCTGGAGCCGGTTACCTTTACCCATGACAAGGGCACCTACGAGCTCTACTGGAAAATTCGTAAGGGCCTTTTTCCCGCCGTCGGCGCGGTGCGCGACACTGGCACTACGGTCATCATCGAGGACGTGGCGTTTCCCATCGAGCGTCTTGACGAGGGTGTGCTGGCGTTGACCGAGGTCTTCCACCGCCACGGCTATCCGGAGGCGATCCTGTTCGGCCATGCGCTGGAGGGCAATCTTCACTTCGTCTTTCCTCAAGGCTTCGAGAAGCCCGGCGAGGTTGAGCGCTACCAGGCATTGATGGACGAGGTCGCGCAACTGGTCGGCGTCGAATATGGCGGTTCGCTCAAGGCCGAGCACGGCACCGGGCGCAACATGGCGCCTTACGTGGAACTCGAGTGGGGCCCCGAGGCCTATGCCCTGATGTGGCAGATCAAGGTGCTGTTCGATCCCGAGAACCTGCTGAACCCCGATGTCATTCTCAGCCGCAACCCGACGCTACACCTGGAAAACCTCAAGCCGCTACCGGCCGCCGATCCTATCGTCGACAAGTGCATCGAGTGTGGTTTCTGCGAGCATGTCTGCCCCTCTCGGGACCTCACCCTGACGCCGCGTCAGCGTATCGTCATTGCGCGGGAGATGGCCCGGCTAGAGGCGCTGGGCGACGGCCTCGATACGCAAGAGGCCGGACGGCTGGAGCAACTGCGCAAGGACTATCGCTACGCTGGCGACGAGACTTGTGCCGTCGATGGGCTCTGTGCCACCCAGTGCCCTGTGGGTATCAATACCGGCGAGCTGATACGCGAGCTACGTCATGAGCGACTGGCCCAGCATGCTGATATGGCCCGGAGGGTAGGGCGGCATTTCTCCGGTACTACGCGCCTGGCTCGGGGCATGCTCAACCTGGCGAGTACCGGGCGGGCCATACTCGGCGAGCGTGGGCTCTCCAAAGTCAGCGGAGCCATTACCCAGGCGAGTGGCGGGCGCGTGCCGCAATGGATGCCTACCCTGCCAAAGGCGGCTCCGGTACGCGTGCTCGGACGGGGTCGCGTTTCCGACAGCACGCGAGAAAAAGTGGTCTACTTTCCTTCCTGTGCCACCCGAGTATTCGGCGCAGGACATGGCGACAGCGAAAGTCGCTCGATTATGGAGATCACGCTCTCGCTGCTCGACAAGGCCGGCTTCGAGGTGATCGTGCCCGAAATGTCGGGACATCTCTGCTGTGGCATGGCCTTCCAGTCCAAGGGCCAGTTCGACGAGGCGACACACAAGGCCCGCGAGCTCAATCGCGAACTGCTGGTGGCAAGCCAGAACGGACGCTACCCGATCCTCAGCGACACCAGCCCCTGCGTGCTGCATATGCAGGGGCGGCTGGATGAGCGCCTCACTGTGCAGGAGCCAGTGGCCTTCGCCCACGACCATCTATTGTCTCGCCTCGACCTCACGCCGCTCGATGAGCGCGTGGCAGTCCATATGACCTGCTCGAGTACCCATATGGGGCTGGGTGAGCGTATGGTGGCCCTGGCACAGGCCTGTGCCCGCGAGGTGGTGGTACCGGCTGAGATCACCTGCTGCGGTTTCGCCGGCGACAAGGGGCTGGTCACACCGGAACTCAACGCCTCGGCGCTCAAGGGGCTGGCCGGGCAGGTGGATGAGTGCGAGGCCGGCTATTCCAACTCGCGCACCTGCGAGATCGGCCTCTCGCTGCATGGCGGCATCCCGTATCGCTCGATCCTGTCGCTGCTGGATCGTGCCAGTCGCGGACGGAGTGCCGCGTGAGAACAGGGATTCGACCACAGGCGGTCGTTCCGCACCGCCTGTGGATAGCTTGCCCGTTATTGCTTCTTCATGCCCCTGCCGTCATTCTGAAACTTTTTTACAGGCAGCCCTTGCAGGGTCGCGGTGAAAGCCGTAAAGTACGCATCCGCTGCCGGCAACGGGCAACGTTGTCAGCGGTGGGAAGAGTGGTAAGTGGCTGTCGCGCTTTGGATTTTTCGGCTCGCTTCGCAAAATTACTGCTTGACGCTCACGGTGGATTCGGTAGAATGCGCCCCACTCGAGAGAGGCCCGCCGAGGGCTCTCACGGAAACCGGCGACGCCGGTCTTCGACGCCAGGTTCGCTACGGTGACGGCCTCGAAGGGAGTTGACAGACTCCGCCGAATCGGTAGAATACGCCTTCCTCGCAGGGCGCTGGCGAGGCCGCTGACAGAGTCAGTTGCCACGACAGCAAGCGAGACGCTCCGCGCTTCAGGCAGTGATTGAAGCGAGTGGGAGCCGCTCTTTAACAATCGATCAGGTAATTCATGTGGGCGCTTGTCGACGAGGTGGGTGAGAAGTCACACCCTATCGAGGCAAGCGACTCGTCGAAGACCTTCGGGTCTTTTTGAGAAGCTTTGACCTTGAGCCAAGTTTGGTTCGCTTTTGTCCGTTTCTTCGGAAAGGGATGAGTAAGAACCGCAATGATTTGAAACTGAAGAGTTTGATCATGGCTCAGATTGAACGCTGGCGGCAGGCCTAACACATGCAAGTCGAGCGGCAGCACGGGGAGCTTGCTCCCTGGTGGCGAGCGGCGGACGGGTGAGTAATGCATAGGAATCTGCCCGATAGTGGGGGATAACCTGGGGAAACCCAGGCTAATACCGCATACGTCCTACGGGAGAAAGCGGGGGCTCTTCGGACCTCGCGCTATCGGATGAGCCTATGTCGGATTAGCTGGTTGGTGAGGTAATGGCTCACCAAGGCGACGATCCGTAGCTGGTCTGAGAGGATGATCAGCCACATCGGGACTGAGACACGGCCCGAACTCCTACGGGAGGCAGCAGTGGGGAATATTGGACAATGGGGGCAACCCTGATCCAGCCATGCCGCGTGTGTGAAGAAGGCCTTCGGGTTGTAAAGCACTTTCAGTGGGGAAGAAAGCCTTCCGGTCAATACCCGGGAGGAAGGACATCACCCACAGAAGAAGCACCGGCTAACTCCGTGCCAGCAGCCGCGGTAATACGGAGGGTGCGAGCGTTAATCGGAATTACTGGGCGTAAAGCGCGCGTAGGTGGCTTGATAAGCCGGTTGTGAAAGCCCCGGGCTCAACCTGGGAACGGCATCCGGAACTGTCAGGCTAGAGTGCAGGAGAGGAAGGTAGAATTCCCGGTGTAGCGGTGAAATGCGTAGAGATCGGGAGGAATACCAGTGGCGAAGGCGGCCTTCTGGACTGACACTGACACTGAGGTGCGAAAGCGTGGGTAGCAAACAGGATTAGATACCCTGGTAGTCCACGCCGTAAACGATGTCGACTAGCCGTTGGGTCCTTCGCGGACTTTGTGGCGCAGTTAACGCGATAAGTCGACCGCCTGGGGAGTACGGCCGCAAGGTTAAAACTCAAATGAATTGACGGGGGCCCGCACAAGCGGTGGAGCATGTGGTTTAATTCGATGCAACGCGAAGAACCTTACCTACCCTTGACATCCTGCGAACCCTTCGGAGACGAAGGGGTGCCTTCGGGAGCGCAGAGACAGGTGCTGCATGGCTGTCGTCAGCTCGTGTTGTGAAATGTTGGGTTAAGTCCCGTAACGAGCGCAACCCTTGTCCCTATTTGCCAGCGATTCGGTCGGGAACTCTAGGGAGACTGCCGGTGACAAACCGGAGGAAGGTGGGGACGACGTCAAGTCATCATGGCCCTTACGGGTAGGGCTACACACGTGCTACAATGGTTGGTACAAAGGGTTGCAAGCTCGCGAGAGCAAGCTAATCCCAGAAAGCCGATCTCAGTCCGGATCGGAGTCTGCAACTCGACTCCGTGAAGTCGGAATCGCTAGTAATCGTGAATCAGAATGTCACGGTGAATACGTTCCCGGGCCTTGTACACACCGCCCGTCACACCATGGGAGTGGACTGCACCAGAAGTGGTTAGCCTAACCTTCGGGAGGGCGATCACCACGGTGTGGTTCATGACTGGGGTGAAGTCGTAACAAGGTAGCCGTAGGGGAACCTGCGGCTGGATCACCTCCTTAAACGACGTATCGCCGCCTCGCGGCAAGTGCTCACAATGAATTACCTGATCGACCAGAGCAAAGACTGTTTGGGTATGGACCCAGCGCGACCAATGGGTCTGTAGCTCAGTTGGTTAGAGCGCACCCCTGATAAGGGTGAGGTCGGCAGTTCAAATCTGCCCAGACCCACCATTCTCGAGCTTCGGCCGGGTCTGTCGCTCAGTTGGTGAGAGCGCACCCCCGCAAGTGCTGTAAGGAGAAGGGTGAGGTCGCCGGGTTTATTTCAAATCTGCCCAGACCCACCAAATTTGCGTGATACGTCGTTGAAAGACTCCTCGTATAGCAGGCTATACGTCGTCGTCTTTCGCCTTGTCTCACACAAATTACTTTCGGGGCCATAGCTCAGCTGGGAGAGCGCCTGCCTTGCACGCAGGAGGTCAGCGGTTCGATCCCGCTTGGCTCCACCACACTTCTCCACAGTCTACCCTGATCGGATCTGCAGTCATAAGCCAGCGTCGCGCCTTGCGATGTCGGGTTTATGACTGTCGATTGACAGTCTGCTCTTTAACAATGTGAATCATGCTGACAATTTCTCCGCAAGGAGAAATGCGAGATACGTCTCAAGCGTATCCGGCAATTGTCGTACGTAATCGCGGACCAGACCCTTTCGGGTTATATGGTCAAGCGATTAAGCGCATACGGTGGATGCCTTGGCAGCCAGAGGCGATGAAGGACGTTGTAGCCTGCGATAAGGCTCGGTGAGGTGGCAAACAACCTGTGACCCGGGCATTTCCGAATGGGGAAACCCACCCTGCACAAGCAGGGTATCCCACACTGAATCCATAGGTGTTGGGAGGCGAACCGGGGGAACTGAAACATCTAAGTACCCCGAGGAAAAGAAATCAACCGAGATTCCCCTAGTAGCGGCGAGCGAACGGGGACTAGCCCTTAAGCGACACAATCGATAGGCGAACAGGCTGGGAAGCCTGACCATAGCGGGTGATAGTCCCGTAGCCGAAATCCGAGTGGCGTGAAAACGAGTAGGTCGGGGCACGAGAAACCTTGACTGAACATGGGGGGACCATCCTCCAAGGCTAAATACTCCTGGCTGACCGATAGTGAACCAGTACCGTGAGGGAAAGGCGAAAAGAACCCCGGCGAGGGGAGTGAAATAGATCCTGAAACCGTATGCGTACAAGCAGTGGGAGCCGACTTGTTCGGTGACCGCGTACCTTTTGTATAATGGGTCAGCGACTTATTTTCAGTGGCGAGCTTAACCGAATAGGGGAGGCGTAGCGAAAGCGAGTCTTAACTGGGCGACCAGTCGCTGGAAATAGACCCGAAACCGGGCGATCTATCCATGAGCAGGTTGAAGGTTGAGTAACATCAACTGGAGGACCGAACCAGGATCTGTTGAAAAAGATTTGGATGACTTGTGGATCGGAGTGAAAGGCTAATCAAGCCCGGAGATAGCTGGTTCTCCTCGAAAGCTATTTAGGTAGCGCCTCACGTATCACCATCGGGGGTAGAGCACTGTTTCGGCTAGGGGGCCATCCCGGCTTACCAACCCGAGGCAAACTCCGAATACCGGTGAGTGCGAGCGTGGGAGACACACGGCGGGTGCTAACGTCCGTCGTGAAAAGGGAAACAACCCAGACCGTCAGCTAAGGTCCCGAAATCCTGGTTAAGTGGGAAACGATGTGGGAAGGCTCAGACAGCTAGGAGGTTGGCTTAGAAGCAGCCATCCTTTAAAGAAAGCGTAATAGCTCACTAGTCGAGTCGGCCTGCGCGGAAGATGTAACGGGGCTAAACCAGGTACCGAAGCTACGGGCTTGCCGAATGGCAAGCGGTAGAGGAGCGTCGTGTAAGCCGATGAAGGTGGATTGAGAAGTCTGCTGGAGGTATCACGAGTGCGAATGCTGACATGAGTAACGACAAGGGGAGTGAAAAACTCCCCCGCCGGAAGACCAAGGGTTTCTGTTCGACGCTAATCGGAGCAGAGTGAGTCGGCCCCTAAGGCGAGGCCGAAAGGCGTAGTCGATGGGAAACGGGTCAATATTCCCGTACCTCACTGTATTGCGATGGGGGGACGAAGAAGGCTAGGTGAGCCAGGCGTTGGTTGTCCTGGTGAAAGCCAGTAGGCTGGGGGTTCAGGCAAATCCGGATCCCCAAGGCCGAGAGGCGAGACGAACACCCCACGGGGTGGAAGTCATCGATGCCACGCTTCCAGGAAAAGCCTCTAAGCTTCAGATACAGTGGGACCGTACCCCAAACCGACACAGGTGGTCAGGTAGAGAATACCAAGGCGCTTGAGAGAACTCGGGTGAAGGAACTAGGCAAAATGGTGCCGTAACTTCGGGAGAAGGCACGCCGGCGTAGGGTGAAGGCACTTGCTGCTGGAGCTCGAACCGGTCGAAGATACCAGGTGGCTGCAACTGTTTATTAAAAACACAGCACTCTGCAAACGCGCAAGCGGACGTATAGGGTGTGACGCCTGCCCGGTGCCGGAAGGTTAAGTGATGGTGTTAGCCCTCGGGCGAAGCTCTTGATCGAAGCCCCGGTAAACGGCGGCCGTAACTATAACGGTCCTAAGGTAGCGAAATTCCTTGTCGGGTAAGTTCCGACCTGCACGAATGGCGTAATGATGGCCACGCTGTCTCCACCCGAGACTCAGTGAAATTGAAATCGCAGTGAAGATGCTGTGTACCCGCGGCTAGACGGAAAGACCCCGTGAACCTTTACTATAGCTTCACACTGGACGCTGATGTTGCTTGTGTAGGATAGCTGGGAGGCTAGGAAACCCGGACGCCAGTTCGGGCGGAGCCACCCTTGAAATACCAGCCTGGCATCATTGGCGTTCTAACTCAGGTCCGTGATCCGGATCGAGGACAGTGTGTGGTGGGTAGTTTGACTGGGGCGGTCTCCTCCCAAAGAGTAACGGAGGAGCACGAAGGTACCCTCAGCACGGTCGGAAATCGTGCATTGAGTGCAAGAGCATAAGGGTGCTTGACTGCGAGACAGACACGTCGAGCAGGTACGAAAGTAGGTTCTAGTGATCCGGTGGTTCTGTATGGAAGGGCCATCGCTCAACGGATAAAAGGTACTCCGGGGATAACAGGCTGATACCGCCCAAGAGTTCACATCGACGGCGGTGTTTGGCACCTCGATGTCGGCTCATCACATCCTGGGGCTGAAGTCGGTCCCAAGGGTATGGCTGTTCGCCATTTAAAGTGGTACGCGAGCTGGGTTTAGAACGTCGTGAGACAGTTCGGTCCCTATCTGCCGTGGGCGTTGGATGTTTGAGAAGAGCTGCTCCTAGTACGAGAGGACCGGAGTGGACGCACCTCTGGTGTTCCGGTTGTCACGCCAGTGGCATTGCCGGGTAGCTACGTGCGGACGGGATAACCGCTGAAAGCATCTAAGCGGGAAGCCCCCTTCAAGATGAGACATCCCCGAGGCCTCGAGCCTCCTGAAGGGCCCAGCGAGACCAGCTGGTTGATAGGCCGGGTGTGGAAGCGCTGCGAGGCGTTGAGCTAACCGGTACTAATGGCCCGTGAGGCTTGACCATATAACCCCAAGGGGTCTGCGCATTGCGCACGAAAATTGACGGATACGCCCGGGCACGCCCCGGCGAGACGTATCGCTCAGCATGATTCCAACCGTTTTCGCCTGACGACCATAGCGAGTGGGAACCACCTGATCCCATGCCGAACTCAGCAGTGAAACCGCTCAGCGCCGATGGTAGTGTGGGGTCTCCCCATGCGAGAGTAGGTCATCGTCAGGCATCTCTTCAGAAACCCAGCTTCGAAAGAGGCTGGGTTTCGTCGTTTAGGGGCCTCCCATGGAGAATCGCGGAGCGCCGCCCGGGTCGTCAGGCATCTATCCCAAAACCCCGAGTACGACAGTGCTCGGGGTTTTTCTTTATCTGTCATTACTGCTCAAGCGAGGGCTGAGTCGTTACCATAGGTGCGCTATACGAGATTGGCCCTTACAAAGGTGCACAGCTCCATACAGCAACGAGTGGCGCGGGTGCCTGGGAGCGAGTAGCGTAGGTTCATAGAAACCCACGAGCCAAGAGAAGAATGAATGCAATCAAGGAATTATCTGATAGCCGCATGGCTGGCTGCCGTGAGTATAGGGCTGATGGGCTGTGATGATACGGGCCCCGGTGACAAGACCGAGCGTAATATCGATGAGGCCATGAAGGGAGTGGAAAAGAGCATTGAAGAGGTAAGTGAGGAGATCGAAGAAGATGCAGAAGAAGAGAAAAGGTGACGCTGCATCCTGAATGACCGTACTAGCCCTACAGTTTTCCTGTCGCTCGCCGATAGTTGACTTGACCGCGTGGTCAAGATTGGCGTGTCTCCCCCTGACGATGCGCCGCAGCCAAAGGGAAAACTATGATAAATCTCACTATAGCCCAGAAGCTGTTGCTCTGTATTTGTCTATGCATGCTACTGATTGTCGGTGGTTCCACTATCGTCCAGTATCGGCTTTTCGGTGATTTGGTCACTGAACGAGTAACGGCGGCGGAGCTACCTGCCACGCTGGAAAGTATCCGCAACGACATCGATGCGACCCTGACGGGCCCTATAACTACCGCCCAGAACCTGGCGGACAATCATTACCTGCAGGCCTGGCTGTCCGCGGGGGAACCCGAAGAAGGGGTCACGCAGGCAGTCGACTATTTTCAGGACATACAACACCGTACCGGTGCCAGTATCGTCTTCTACGTTTCAGCACGCAGCGGCAAGTACTACACGGGGAATGGCGTCGAGCGAACGCTGAGCCGCGATCGGGACCATTGGTTCTACGATCTGGTAGACGCCAGCGAAGGCGAGGCCTACCAGTTGAACGTCGATGCCGAAGGCGGCCAGGTTCAGGTGTTCATCAACCATATCATCGAGGCCGATGGTGAGCGCGTAGGGATCGCCGGCGTTGGCTATTCGCTGGACGCCATGGCGGAAACGATACGCAACTATCGGCTGGGTGAGAGTGGCAGCGTATTCTTGGCGAGCCGAGATGGGACGATCAGCATTCATCCCGAGGGTGCGGCTCGGGTCGGAGAACCTGTGGCGGAGCTGCCCGGCTGGGGTGACATCGCGGAAGAGCTGATGAGCGGTGAGGGGTATCGCTACGCGACGATAAAGGATGCCCAGGGAGCCGAGCAACTGGTCGCTGCCATCGAAGTGCCGGGCACCGACTGGGTGGCCTTTGCCCAGATTCCGCGCAATGAGCTGTTCGCCGATCTCAACCGTGCCGTCCTGCTGGTCGTACTGTGCGTGGCGCTGATTCTGGTGGCAAGCCTGGCTGTCATCGCGCTGCTTCTGAGAACCCTGTTTCGGCCAATACGGCGTACGGCCCAGGCCATGCGGGAAGTCGCTGAAGGCGACGGCGACCTGACGATGCGACTACCGGTCGAAGGCAGGGATGAGAGCACCGAGCTGGCCAATCAGTTCAATGCCTTTGCCGACAAGATGCACGACGTGCTAGCCCAAGTGAGAAGCAGCAGTGATTCGGTCCGGCTGGCTGCCCAGGAGATTGCCATCGGCGGCCACGACATGTCACGGCGCACCGACCAGGCCGCATCCAGCCTTCAGCAGACCTCGGCCTCGATGGAGGAAATCAATGGCACCGTGGCCAATACGTCTGCCTCCGCACAGGAAGCCAGCGCCCTCTCTCAAGGGGCATCGGATCTGGCACAGAACACCTCCGGCAAGGTCGAGCAAGTCATCTCGACGATGGGCGAGATCCAGAATGCTTCTATGCGGGTCGCCGATATCGTCAAGGTAATGGATGACATCGCCTTTCAGACCAATCTGTTGGCCTTGAATGCCTCGGTTGAGGCGGCACGGGCCGGAGAGAGTGGAAGAGGCTTTGCCGTTGTGGCCGGCGAGGTGCGCCAATTGGCTACCCGCAGTGCCGAGGCCTCACGTGATATACGCCAGCTCATCGAGGTATCGAACGAGAAAGTGCAGGGTGGCACGTATCTGGTACGCGAAACCGGAGATGCCATGCAGGAACTCATGGCAGGGGTCGACCGGGTCGCCAGTATGCTGGGGGAGATCAGCCACGCCGCCAGCGAGCAGAGTGACGGTATTGGCCAGGTCAACGTTGCCGTGGCTGAACTCGACCGGATGACGCAGCAGAACGCGGCCTTGGCGGAAGAGACGACTTCGGCTGCCGAACAGCTGCGAGAACAGGCAGACCGATTGGCGGAAATGGTAGGAAGATTCAAACTGAAGCGTGATGCGATGCCGTTCCAAGCGGTTGCAGGAACGGTGGAGGAGCCAACGGGTCAGTCCTATGAGAAGCGAAACCGACCCTTGGCACTGGATGCTCTGTAAGGATCAAATTGCGGCGTTCTGCTCGATGCCTTGGAGATACCAGGGGGCGCCGTCACGTACCTCGCGAATCAGGTGCCAGGTCTCGTTGAACTCGGTGTGCTCGCCGTTTTCTTCTAGAATGCCGTGGAAGATGACGGTGGCTTCGGCCTGACCGCCTACCTCGCGTACATCGCCGAGTTCGGCGAACAGGCGCCCGATCTCCGTGCGGTTGTTCGCCGGCTGCTTGCTGCGCTCCTCACGTAGTAGATTGTAGAGTTCGGGGGTGACGTACTCTTGAATACCGCCAAAGTCGTTGTTGTCCCAAGCGCGTTGCAGCGTCATGAAGTGCTCCTTGGCACCGGACAGGAAGCGCTCGCGGTCGAACCAGGCCGGCAGGCTGCCGAAGTTGCCACCGCCCATGGAAGCGCCAGGCGCCGACTGGAAGGCATGAGATTCAGCGTGCGGCTGCGGTCCGCCGGCCACAGCCGTGCGGCGGCGCGCCAACAACCGGAACAGCAGGAGGCCAAGGCCGGCCATCAGCAGAATGTCCATCAGCCGCAGTTCGTCGAAGGCGCCGCCGAAGAACAGTGCTGCCAATAGGCCACCAGCCAGCATGCCGGCCAGCATGCCTGGCATGCGCGAACCGGCGGCTCGGTTGGGTTTGGCCTGACGCGCCGGAGCGGCCTGCTTGGGTGCGGTAGCCTGGCGGGAGAAGCTGCCGACATTGCTGCCACCGCCTAGCCGGCGGGCTTCGGCATGTTCGACGGCCAGACCGAAGCCCAGCACGGCAACCATGAGCATGACAAGGAAATGACGCATCGTAGGATCTCTCTATGGGAGGTTGGTGCGGGAGGTGAGAAGTTGGAGCCTCATTCTAGCGGCTATGCTGTCGGAAGTGACGACAAAAAGAGGGAAATTCATGCGTCTTAAGAGCGAACAGAGCCTGCTGCTGATCCTCGATCTCCAAGCTGGCCTGCTGCCAGTGATCGATGGGGGCGGTCAGGCGGTTGCCGAGGCGGGCTGGTTGGGGGGCGTGGCCAGCGCATTGACCATTCCGGTGTGGCTCACAGAGCAATACCCCGAAGGCCTTGGACATAGTGATCCGCGACTGCTGGAGGCGCTACCCGACTATCAGCTGTGGCAAAAGACCCACTTCAACGCCCATGCCGAGCCGGACTTCGCCGGCGCGCTGGCGGAGAGCAACAAGCGCCAGATCGTGCTGTGTGGCAGTGAGGCGCACATCTGCGTGCTGCAGACCGGCCTGGGGCTGCTGGAGGCAGGCTACGAGGTGTTTTGGCTCAGTGAGGCGACGGTCAGTCGGCGTGCGGCAGAGGCGAAGCTCGCTCGTGAGCGGATGGTCCATGCGGGCGCCATTCCGGTGAGTGCCGACATGGTAGCCTACGAATGGCTCGACCGCTGCGACGACGAGCGCTTCCGCCAGATCCACAAGCGTTTTCTCAAGTCGCGTGCATCGCGCCCGATGCGCTTCTTCTAGAAACTCAATGCTGGTCTTCGCGGCGAGTGAAGACTAGGGTGTCGTCTTCAGACATGGCCGGGTTGAAGGCGTAGCCTGCCACATCGAATTCCTTGAGCTTTTCCGGGTCGTCCAGCCGCTGCCGGATCATCCAGGCTGCCATCAGGCCCCGTGCCTTCTTGGCGTAGAAACTGATGATCTTGTAGGTCCCGCTCTTCTCGTCCTTGAATATCGGCGTGATCACTCTTGCATCGAGTCGCTTGACGTCGACGGCCTTGAAGTACTCGTTGGAAGCCAGGTTTACCAGCACCTTGGAGCCGCTCTCGGCGATGGCACGGTCGAGCGCTTCGGTCAAAGAGTCCTTCCAGAAGGCGTAGAGATCCTTGCCAGCCGGATTGGGGAGCCGGGTCCCCATCTCGAGGCGGTAGGGCTGGATCAGGTCGAGCGGCCTCAGCAGACCGTACAGGCCGGAGAGGATGCGCAGGTGTCGCTGGGCGAAGGCGTTGTCGTCGTCGCTGAAGGTGGCAGCCTCGAGCCCGACGTAGACGTCACCCTGGAAGGCCTGGGCCGCTGGCTTGGCGTTGTCCGGGGTGAAGGGCGGCCGCCATTCGGCGAAACGGGCGGCATTGAGGCCGGCCAGTTTGTCACTGATCCCCATCAGCTCGCTGAGCTGTTGCGGAGAGTAATCGCGCAGGCTAGTGATCAGCCGTTGGCTCCGGTCGAGAAAATCCGGCTGCGTATGGGCGGCTGTTGAGGCTGGGGTCTCGAAGTCCAGCGTCTTGGCCGGCGAGATCACGCTCAGCATGGGGCACTCCTGTACCTGAAAGAGACGAGTCGGGAACGGCGAGATTATACCAGTAGCATCGCAACGACGGGGCTATCGCAACGATAGCCCGGGCATGCTCAAGATCGGATCTCAGGGGCAGGGGTTGGGTATGCGCCGATGCACCTCATCGATGGCGTCGAGCACGCTCTGTTCGAGCTTGAGCGACTCGCTGGCGAGATTGTCCTCGAGCTGTTCCATGGTGGTGGCGCCGATGATGTTGCTGGTCAGGAAACTGCGCGAATTGATGAAGGCAAGCGCCATCTGGGCGGGGTCCAGGTCATGCTCGCGGGCGATGTCGACGTAGGCACGGGTGGCCTGTTCGGCGAGCGGCGAGGTATAGCGCTGGAAGCGCTCGAAGAGGGTCAGGCGAGCATTTTCCGGACGCGCACCGTCGAGATACTTGCCCGACAGCACGCCGAAGGCCAGCGGTGAATAGGCCAGCAATCCCACATTTTCGCGATGGGCGATCTCGGCCAGACCGACCTCGAAGGTGCGGTTTAGCAGGTTATAGGGGTTCTGGATCGAGGCGACGCGTGGCAGATCCAGGCGCTCGGCCAATTGCAGCGACTTCATGACACCCCATGGCGTCTCGTTGGAGAGGCCGACGGCACGCACCTTGCCGGCCTCCACCAACTCCTTGAGCGCTGTGAGCGTCTCCTCCAGCGCGACCGCGTCCTCCTCTTCGTCATGTTCGTAGCCCAGCTTGCCGAAATAGTTGGTCGAGCGCTCGGGCCAGTGCAACTGATAGAGGTCGACGTAATCGCTCTGTAGCCGCGTGAGGCTGGCATCGATAGCCTGATGGATTTGCTCGCGGCTCAGGCGTGAGCCGCCGCGAATATGTTCCATTCGGGGGCCAGAAACCTTGGTGGCGATGATGACGTCGTCACGGCTCTCGCGTCGCTTGAGCCAGCTACCGATGTAGGCCTCGGTACGGCCCTGGGTCTCGGCGCGGGGGGGGACTGGGTACATCTCGGCCGCATCGATGAAGT encodes:
- a CDS encoding NADP(H)-dependent aldo-keto reductase, encoding MQTRLLGDTGIEVSRLCLGTMTFGEQNSEAEAHEQLDRAVAFGINFIDAAEMYPVPPRAETQGRTEAYIGSWLKRRESRDDVIIATKVSGPRMEHIRGGSRLSREQIHQAIDASLTRLQSDYVDLYQLHWPERSTNYFGKLGYEHDEEEDAVALEETLTALKELVEAGKVRAVGLSNETPWGVMKSLQLAERLDLPRVASIQNPYNLLNRTFEVGLAEIAHRENVGLLAYSPLAFGVLSGKYLDGARPENARLTLFERFQRYTSPLAEQATRAYVDIAREHDLDPAQMALAFINSRSFLTSNIIGATTMEQLEDNLASESLKLEQSVLDAIDEVHRRIPNPCP
- the yaaA gene encoding peroxide stress protein YaaA; the protein is MLSVISPAKTLDFETPASTAAHTQPDFLDRSQRLITSLRDYSPQQLSELMGISDKLAGLNAARFAEWRPPFTPDNAKPAAQAFQGDVYVGLEAATFSDDDNAFAQRHLRILSGLYGLLRPLDLIQPYRLEMGTRLPNPAGKDLYAFWKDSLTEALDRAIAESGSKVLVNLASNEYFKAVDVKRLDARVITPIFKDEKSGTYKIISFYAKKARGLMAAWMIRQRLDDPEKLKEFDVAGYAFNPAMSEDDTLVFTRREDQH
- a CDS encoding isochorismatase family protein, with amino-acid sequence MRLKSEQSLLLILDLQAGLLPVIDGGGQAVAEAGWLGGVASALTIPVWLTEQYPEGLGHSDPRLLEALPDYQLWQKTHFNAHAEPDFAGALAESNKRQIVLCGSEAHICVLQTGLGLLEAGYEVFWLSEATVSRRAAEAKLARERMVHAGAIPVSADMVAYEWLDRCDDERFRQIHKRFLKSRASRPMRFF